A DNA window from Rhineura floridana isolate rRhiFlo1 chromosome 11, rRhiFlo1.hap2, whole genome shotgun sequence contains the following coding sequences:
- the LOC133366031 gene encoding keratin, type I cytoskeletal 10-like has translation MACNANGSWGSSAGWGATGGGSAGGFNSLGGGEGGLLSGGEKQTMQNLNDRLAVYLSNVQALEEANSELEKKIAEWYERLGAETRLGGNRHDYSKYYAIIDDLRTQVIAGITDNGRLILQVDNARLAAADFKLKCDNEVALRQSVEADTNGLRKVLDEITMTKADLEMQIESLIEELEYMKKNHEEDMNSVTDATTAGGIDVRMNAAPGVDLTALLNKMRAEYEALAEENRQDIEAWFNEQSQELNQQISSNVEETSTNKSEITELRRTLQSLEIELQSQLSMKQSFEATLADVEGRYCGQLSQIQGVISNVEDQLQQIRDDTENQNRKYEQLLSIKIRLENEIETYRSLLDGGERGSVLTDSRYRSSGSTDIGLSGEGSHDSGSRYGSTTKGKDLQKTRVIKTIVEDRIGDQVVSTHVQSVEEKPIK, from the exons ATGGCATGCAATGCCAATGGGTCCTGGGGCTCAAGTGCTGGATGGGGTGCCACTGGAGGTGGCTCTGCTGGAGGCTTTAACAGCCTTGGGGGTGGCGAGGGTGGACTCCTTTCTGGTGGCGAGAAGCAAACAATGCAAAACCTCAATGACCGCTTAGCAGTCTATCTGAGCAATGTGCAAGCTCTAGAGGAAGCCAACAGTGAACTGGAAAAGAAGATTGCAGAATGGTATGAGAGGCTTGGAGCAGAGACCAGACTGGGTGGAAATCGACATGATTACAGTAAATATTATGCCATCATTGATGACCTTAGGACGCAG GTAATTGCTGGAATTACAGACAATGGAAGACTCATTTTGCAGGTCGACAATGCGAGGCTGGCTGCTGCTGACTTCAAGCTGAA GTGTGACAATGAAGTGGCCCTCCGCCAGAGTGTTGAAGCTGACACCAATGGCCTCCGTAAGGTCCTGGATGAGATTACCATGACCAAGGCTGATCTTGAAATGCAGATTGAAAGCCTGATTGAGGAGCTGGAGTATATGAAGAAGAATCATGAGGAG gATATGAACTCTGTGACTGATGCTACTACTGCGGGAGGCATTGATGTCCGAATGAACgcagcacctggagttgacctgACTGCCCTTCTCAATAAGATGAGAGCAGAATACGAGGCCCTTGCTGAGGAGAACAGACAAGACATTGAGGCCTGGTTCAATGAACAG AGTCAAGAACTGAATCAGCAGATCAGCAGCAATGTAGAAGAGACCAGCACCAACAAGAGTGAGATCACTGAACTACGACGCACCTTGCAAAGCCTAGAAATAGAGCTACAATCCCAATTGTCTATG AAACAATCTTTTGAGGCCACCCTAGCAGATGTAGAAGGCCGATACTGTGGCCAACTTTCTCAAATACAAGGAGTGATAAGCAACGTGGAGGACCAGCTACAGCAGATCAGAGATGATACGGAGAACCAAAACAGAAAATATGAACAGCTCCTGAGTATCAAGATCCGCCTGGAGAATGAGATTGAGACTTACCGCAGCCTACTGGATGGGGGAGAGAG AGGCTCTGTATTGACAGACTCAAGATACAGAAGCTCAGGATCTACAGACATCGGGCTTAGTGGTGAAGGTTCCCATGACTCAGGATCAAGATATGGAAGCACCACCAAAGGTAA AGATCTACAGAAGACAAGAGTGATCAAGACAATAGTGGAAGACAGAATTGGGGATCAAGTTGTTTCAACCCATGTCCAGTCAGTCGAAGAAAAGCCAATTAAATGA